The Pseudanabaena yagii GIHE-NHR1 genomic interval TGCTCTTCGGCGGCAACTGACTGTGTTAAGCCCAAGAGCGCAAATTTACTGGCGCAATAGGCTCCCCAGTTGGGAAATCCTTGTTTTGCCGCGATGGAGGCAACGTTGATGATTGTGCCGCTTTTTTGCGATCGCATTGTCGGCAAGACAGCCTGTAAGCATTGGAAGACACTGGTGAGATTCAGATCCAATAGTTTTTGCCATTCCCCAAGGGGCATATCAATCAGTTCACCAATATAGGCGCTGCCTGCATTATTGATCAAAATGTCGATACCACCCAGATCGGTGATGATTGCTTGGATTTGCGATGATACTTTGGTGGTGTCACCTAGATCAATGGCATATCCTTTAGCATTAGATTCTGGGGGTAATTCACTTAAAATGCGATCAGGATTGCGGCTAACTAAAGCTACCTGTACGCCTTCTTGAATGAGTCGTAGCGACACTTCTTTACCAATGCCACTACTGGCTCCAGTAACAATCGCTCGCTTACCCGTTAATTTTCCTGCTAATTTAACTGATACTGTATCTGACATGGTTTAACTTGTTTTCCCTTAGTCTATTGCAAAAGTCGATGTCAAAAAAAGTGGGCTGGAGCTTTTGGTGGCTATGGACAAT includes:
- a CDS encoding SDR family oxidoreductase; its protein translation is MSDTVSVKLAGKLTGKRAIVTGASSGIGKEVSLRLIQEGVQVALVSRNPDRILSELPPESNAKGYAIDLGDTTKVSSQIQAIITDLGGIDILINNAGSAYIGELIDMPLGEWQKLLDLNLTSVFQCLQAVLPTMRSQKSGTIINVASIAAKQGFPNWGAYCASKFALLGLTQSVAAEEQPHGIKVMSICPGSVNTGLWDTLGDKVPPSFNRAAMLTPATVAESIMTLVNLPEDAIINDLVLMPNAGVF